A window from Parambassis ranga chromosome 13, fParRan2.1, whole genome shotgun sequence encodes these proteins:
- the LOC114445385 gene encoding cGMP-inhibited 3',5'-cyclic phosphodiesterase A-like isoform X2 yields MGRHQDNAHLSKQSSGTSVVVDISVMGEAHGLISDLLADPSLPPNTCSSLKAVSNLLSTQISLQPLHRPRIPTDTHTCSDSEDGPEKTERLAIPKRLRRSLPPGLLRRISSTWTTTTSATGLPTIEPGPVRRDRSASIKHTTDSESWTNSVMMTISKSRSMSASCAVSITSNHLYSKPLGRPGFPPSNISPLGSPCPSPAQGTPVSSPTIKTCSVQLPEPAGPLIERTPSSVAPKSHHRALTHSQSAPSSTTTHWRPPSLCGSCGRPFSNRLNKGVESVDKGDRIPHPDERAVASSDYDSTYDSTYETNHSDSSDFAQNEEEGEGGKKPPEAREGCREYPAEGIVLHPLLPSPEDKPVLPPQDPVMPELEPLMSQLNSWNFPIFSLVERTHGKTGCILSQVSFRLFEDTRLFETFRIPVKEFMNYFHALENGYRDIPYHNRIHATDVLHAVWYLTTQPVPGLPILLAENGIHVDSENGITPVATGFLASKMNSVLEEGYGSLAGLIPALELMALYVAAAMHDYDHPGRTNAFLVATSAPQALLYNDRSVLENHHAASAWNLFLSRPEYNFLANLEHVEFKRFRFLVIEAILATDLKKHFDFLAEFNAKVGDEGVSGIDWTNENDRLLVCQMCIKLADVNGPLKCKELHLQWTEGIVNEFYEQGDEEASLGLPISPFMDRSAPQLAKLQESFITHIVGPLCSSYDSAALMPGRWVDPSEGEMEPEAEKEGQDTEEEEEDMADEDSSTSSETSQRQETKKTSRRKVFCQITQHLLENHEMWKRVIAAEAPEEAQEENPNGIGNPTDSITAIHEEEEEQASKEEESVDGLDEREEVPAIEEEEILPQSETSGGKEEEPE; encoded by the exons ATGGGACGGCATCAGGACAATGCACATCTTTCTAAACAG TCTTCGGGCACTAGCGTGGTAGTGGACATTTCAGTGATGGGTGAGGCCCATGGATTGATCTCAGACCTGCTGGCAGACCCCTCACTGCCTCCTAacacctgcagctctctgaaggCTGTCAGCAACCTCCTCAGCACCCAGATCAGCCTCCAGCCACTCCACCGACCTCGCatccccacagacacacacacctgctccgACTCTGAGGACGGGCCGGAAAAAACAGAGAGACTGGCCATTCCAAAg CGTCTCAGGCGGAGTCTGCCCCCCGGACTGCTGAGAAGAATTTCATCAACTTggaccaccaccacctcagcgACAGGCCTGCCTACCATTGAGCCGGGCCCAGTACGCAGAGACCGCTCAGCCAGCATTAAACACACCACAGACAG TGAATCATGGACCAACTCTGTGATGATGACCATCTCAAAGAGTCGCTCCATGTCTGCCTCCTGCGCTGTCTCCATCACTTCCAACCACCTCTACAGCAAACCACTGGGAAgaccag GTTTCCCCCCCTCCAACATATCACCTCTGGGCTCTCCGTGCCCATCTCCAGCCCAGGGCACGCCTGTGTCCAGCCCTACAATAAAGACATGTTCAGTGCAGCTTCCTGAGCCGGCTGGGCCACTAATAGAGCGAACACCGAGCTCTGTGGCCCCCAAGAGCCATCACAGAGCCTTAACTCACAGCCAGAGCGCCCCGAGCTCCACCACAACTCACTGGCGGCCTCCATCACTCTGTGGCAG CTGTGGCCGGCCATTCAGCAATCGACTAAACAAGGGGGTGGAATCTGTCGACAAAGGGGACAGAATACCACATCCAG ATGAGCGTGCAGTAGCTTCGTCAGACTACGACAGCACTTACGACAGCACCTATGAGACCaaccacagtgacagcagcgACTTTGCACAGaatgaagaggagggagagggaggcaaGAAGCCTCCTGAAGCCAGGGAGGGATGCAGGGAGTACCCAGCAGAGGGCATCGTTCTCCATCCACTCCTGCCATCACCAGAG GATAAGCCAGTCTTGCCCCCCCAGGATCCAGTCATGCCAGAGCTGGAGCCTCTGATGAGTCAACTCAACAGCTGGAACTTTCCCATTTTCAGTCTAGTGGAGAGGACTCACGGCAAAACAGGCTGCATCCTCAGCCAG GTTTCTTTTAGGCTCTTTGAGGACACACGTCTGTTTGAGACCTTCAGGATTCCTGTAAAAGAGTTCATGAACTACTTCCATGCATTAGAGAATGGCTACAGGGACATACCTT ATCACAACCGGATCCACGCCACTGACGTGCTTCATGCTGTCTGGTACCTCACCACTCAGCCTGTGCCAGGCCTGCCCATCCTGCTGGCTGAGAACGGAATACACGTTG ACTCAGAAAATGGCATCACGCCTGTTGCCACAGGATTCCTGGCGTCTAAGATGAACTCTGTGCTGGAAGAAGGTTATGGCTCCCTGGCTGGTCTTATCCCCGCACTGGAGCTCATGGCCCTGTATGTAGCTGCTGCCATGCACGACTATGACCACCCTGGAAGAACCAATGCCTTTCTAGTAGCAACCAGTGCACCACAG GCTCTCCTATACAACGACAGATCAGTCTTGGAAAACCATCATGCAGCTTCAGCTTGGAACCTCTTCTTGTCCCGACCTGAGTATAACTTCCTAGCTAACCTCGAACACGTGGAGTTTAAGCGTTTCCGCTTCCTGGTCATTGAAGCTATCCTAGCCACTGATCTCAAAAAGCACTTTGACTTCCTGGCAGAGTTCAATGCAAAG GTGGGCGATGAAGGTGTGTCTGGTATCGATTGGACCAATGAGAACGACCGATTGCTGGTGTGCCAGATGTGCATTAAGCTTGCTGATGTCAACGGGCCGCTGAAGTGTAAAGAACTGCACCTGCAGTGGACGGAAGGCATTGTTAATGAGTTCTATGAACAA GGTGATGAAGAAGCAAGCCTGGGCCTTCCCATCAGCCCATTCATGGACCGGTCTGCTCCACAGCTAGCTAAACTCCAGGAGTCATTCATCACTCACATAGTGGGACCACTGTGCTCCTCCTACGACTCTGCCGCCCTGATGCCAGGACGCTGGGTTGACCCGTCCGAGGGAGAGATGGAGCCAGAAGCAGAGAAGGAAGGTCAGGatacagaggaggaagaggaagatatGGCAGATGAGGATTCATCGACCAGTTCTGAAACCTCCC AGCGACAAGAAACCAAAAAGACAAGCAGGCGGAAAGTGTTTTGCCAGATCACACAGCATCTTTTGGAAAACCACGAAATGTGGAAAAGAGTGATTGCTGCAGAAGCCCCCGAGGAGGCCCAGGAGGAGAACCCAAACGGCATCGGCAACCCCACCGATTCAATCACAGCCATTCacgaagaagaggaagagcaagCAAGCAAAGAGGAGGAGTCAGTTGATGGTTTGGATGAAAGGGAAGAGGTGCCTGCTATAGAGGAAGAGGAAATCCTTCCTCAATCAGAGACTTcaggaggaaaagaggaagaacCGGAGTGA